The nucleotide sequence CGCAGCGCCATACCCGCTTCGGCAAGGCTGAGATGCACCTCGCGCTCATCGCTGGCACTGCGCCGCCGCTTGATCAAGGCCAATTGCTCAAGCCGCTTGAGCAGCGGCGTGAGCGTACCGGAATCCAGCAGCAAGCGTTCTCCCAGGGCCTTGACCGTGGGCTGTGGCATTGCTGTCTCCTGCCATTGCCACAACACCAGCATCACTAGGTATTGCGGGTAAGTCAGGCCCAACTGTTCCAGCATCGGTTTATACGCACGCGTTACCGCCCGCGAAGCGGCGTACAGTTTGAAGCACAACTGGTTGTCGAGGCTCAGGGAATCAGCGCTCAGGTCGTTCATTTGAGCAGTGCTTCGATCTCTTGGGTCAGCTCCCGGGGTTTGGTGGTCGGCGCAAAACGCTTGACCACCTGACCATCACGGCCAATCAGGAACTTGGTGAAATTCCACTTGATGCTCTTGGACCCGAGTACACCCGGCGCGCGTTGTTTCAACTGCACAAACAACGGGTGAGCCGCGTCACCGTTGACGTCGATCTTTTTAAACAGCGGAAAGCTCACACCAAAATTCAACTCGCAGAACTCGGAAATAGCCCCTTCGTTGCCTGGCTCCTGCTTGCCAAACTGATTGCAGGGAAAACCCAGCACCACCAGGCCTCGGTCCTTGTATTGCTGCCAGAGCTGTTCCAGGCCGTTGTACTGCGGGGTGAAACCGCATTTGCTGGCGGTATTGACCACGAGAATGGCCTTACCGGCGAAATCCGCCAAGGTCTTTTCCTCGCCCTTGATGGTGGTACACGCAATGCTCAGCAGGTTGTCGCTCATGATGACGTCTCGCAAGAGTGAACAGGCGCAAAACATAGCGCTCAATTAAATTGCATACAATTTAATTGAGCGCACTTATGGCACGGCATAACCCACGGCAGGAGCGGATTGACGCACCCCTGCGCAACGCGATGGATTAACGCGGAACCAAATCCAGGCACACCGAATTGATGCAATAACGCAACCCCGTCGGCGGCGGACCATCCGGGAATACATGGCCCAGATGCGCATCGCACTTGCCACAGGTGACCTCGGTGCGGATCATGCCGTGGCTGACGTCGCGAATCTCGATCATCGCATTGTCGGCAATCGGCGCGTAGAAACTGGGCCAGCCACAGCCGGCATCAAACTTGGTCTGTGAATCGAATAACGGTTCATGGCAGCAGATGCAGTGATAAACACCATCGGTGGTGGTGGCATTGTACTTGCCGGAAAACGGTCGCTCGGTGCCCTTGAGGCGGCACACCTGATACTGCGCCGGGTCGAGCATGTCCTGCCATTCTTGAAGGGTTTTCTGCAACTTTTCCATCGATACACCTCGGCAATTGAAAAAGCCTGATCTGTGTCTTTTCCATGGATCAGGCGGCACGTATGATTGCGCCTCTTCAAACTGCCAGTCTGGCACCCGCGTTATCGGCATTCAAACGTATTTATCGGTCAGGCCAACGCGGGATTCCCGGCACAGTCGTCTTCACACCGTCGGATCGTTCATTTTCAGGATCACATCGCCATGCAGGTCAGCAAATCGAACAAGCTCGCCAACGTCTGCTATGACATTCGCGGCCCAGTGCTCAAGCACGCCAAGCGCCTGGAAGAGGAAGGCCAACGCATCCTCAAGCTGAACATCGGCAACCCGGCACCTTTTGGCTTCGAGGCGCCGGACGAAATTCTGCAGGATGTGATCCGCAACCTGCCTACCGCCCAAGGCTACAGCGACTCCAAGGGTTTGTTCAGCGCACGCAAGGCGGTGATGCAGTACTACCAGCAAAAGCAGGTGGAAGGTGTCGGCATCGAAGACATCTATCTGGGCAACGGTGTTTCCGAGCTGATCGTGATGGCCATGCAGGCCTTGCTCAATAATGGCGATGAAGTGCTGGTACCGGCGCCCGATTATCCGCTCTGGACCGCTGCGGTGTCTCTGGCCGGCGGCCATCCTGTGCATTACCTGTGCGACGAGCAAGCCAACTGGTGGCCGGACCTGGCAGACATCAAGGCCAAGATCACCCCCAACACCAAGGCCCTGGTGATCATCAACCCGAACAACCCCACCGGTGCCGTGTACTCCAGGGAAGTGTTGCTGGGTATGCTTGAACTGGCCCGCCAACACAACCTGGTGGTGTTCTCCGACGAGATCTACGACAAAATCCTGTATGACGACGCAGTGCACATCTGCACCGCCTCCCTGGCACCGGATCTGCTGTGCCTGACCTTCAATGGTTTGTCCAAGTCCTATCGGGTCGCGGGCTTCCGTTCCGGCTGGGTCGCGATCTCCGGCCCCAAGCACAACGCTCAGAGCTATATCGAAGGCATCGATATGCTGGCCAATATGCGCCTGTGCGCCAACGTACCGAGCCAGCACGCGATCCAGACCGCCCTGGGCGGATACCAGAGCATCAACGACCTGGTATTGCCGGCTGGCCGCCTGCTGGAGCAGCGTAACCGCACTTGGGAGCTGCTTAACGACATTCCCGGCGTGAGTTGCGTCAAACCCATGGGTGCGCTGTACGCCTTCCCACGGATTGACCCGAAGGTCTGCCCGATCCACAACGACGAGAAGTTCGTTCTCGATCTGCTGCTGTCGGAAAAACTGCTGGTGGTCCAGGGCACGGCGTTTAACTGGCCATGGCCCGACCACTTCCGCGTGGTGACCTTGCCGCGCGTGGATGACCTGGAGATGGCTATCGGGCGCATTGGCAACTTCCTGAAGTCTTATCGCCAATAACGATATTTCCACTGTACGACCTGCTGAAGGTCGTACAGTGATTATCTGGCAACACATCTCTTCCTGGGCAGCTGCAGGCATCTGCAGAGCGTCACACTCGCCGCCTGACCACGCGCTCCCCCCAACAATCACGGGGCGTAACGACTACCGAACGTGAATATTCATCTTCACACAGGCTCGGAAAAAACCTTCAAGGCTCTACGCTCAGGCTGTAGGACACAGTTTGAAATAGTCGCCCGGTTGAATAGCCCAGTGCCGCACCTTATATACCCCGCAGTACGCGACATATTAAGCATGAGGAGAATTCTACAACCATGATGCGCATCCTGCTGTTCTTGGCCACTAACCTGGCGGTCGTGCTGATTGCCAGCATCACCCTGAGCCTTTTTGGCTTCAACGGGTTCATGGCGGCCAACGGGGTTGATCTGAACCTTAATCAGCTGCTGGTTTTCTGTGCGGTCTTTGGTTTCGCCGGCTCGATTTTCTCGCTGTTCATCTCCAAGTGGATGGCGAAGATGAGCACCAGCACCCAGATCATCACCCAACCGCGCACCCGCCATGAGCAATGGTTGCTGCAGACCGTCGAACAGCTGTCTCGCGAAGCCGGGATCAAGATGCCCGAGGTCGGGATTTTCCCGGCCTACGAGGCCAACGCATTTGCCACTGGCTGGAACAAAAACGATGCGCTTGTTGCCGTCAGCCAAGGCTTGTTGGAGCGTTTCTCGCCCGACGAAGTGAAGGCAGTACTGGCTCACGAAATCGGTCACGTGGCTAACGGTGACATGGTCACCCTGGCGCTGGTGCAAGGCGTGGTGAACACCTTCGTGATGTTCTTCGCGCGGATCATCGGTAACTTCGTCGACAAGGTGATCTTCAAGAACGAAGGCGGCCAGGGTATCGCCTACTACGTGGCGACCATCTTTGCCGAACTGGTTCTGGGCTTCCTCGCCAGCTCCATCGTGATGTGGTTCTCGCGCAAGCGGGAATTCCGCGCCGACGAAGCCGGGGCCCAACTGGCCGGCACCAACGCCATGATCGGCGCACTGCAACGCCTGCGCTCCGAACAGGGCTTGCCGGTGCATATGCCGGACACCCTGAATGCCTTTGGCATCAATGGTGGCGTCAAGCAAGGCCTGGCTCGGATGTTCATGAGCCACCCGCCACTGGAAGAGCGTATCGACGCACTGCGCCGTCGCGGCTGATTCTCGGTGGCAAGGCAAAAAGGGGCGATCCGATCGCTCCTTTTTTCTGCGCGCCTTTTACGTTCTGGTTAACTGGTAGACCCGCTCCTCAAGCCGCTGGACGCCGTGCTCTAGGAACTTGGGGCTCGCCTCCAGGATATCTCGCCGCTCCAGCGTCTTCAGGCCCCAGCGTGTGCCCAGCAGCGCTCTCACCTCATCATCGCCCACCGCGAACGGCGGCCCGGCTTTCTGCGCCTGGTCATAATCAAGGGTGATCAACAGGCCACTTCTGCCTTGAACGAGCAATGTATTCAACTGCGCAGCGTATTGTTCGCGCATCGACATCGGCAGGGCAATCAGTGCCGCCCGGTCATACAGCGCGGTACAACCCGCCACATCAGCCGCACTCAATGCAAAGAAATCCCCGCACCACAATTCGATTGCTCCCGCCTGATAGACCTTGAACGCACCCTGCTCACGAAAGGTTGCGCTTAGCCGCTGCTCGCGAAAGAACGCTTCAATTGCCTTTTCCGACAGTTCGACGCCTAAAACCCGATGCCCTTGACCGGCCAGCCACATCAGATCCAGGCTTTTGCCACATAACGGCACCAGTACCTTGGCATCGCACGCAAGCTCAAGGCTTGGCCAGTGTCGTTGCAGGTACGGATTAACCTGCGACAGATGAAAACCGATCTGATTGTGCGCCCAGCGCTCATGCCAAAACGTGAAATCCATGAACCACCCCAAAAATTCGATTAAACCGCGCTAAAACTTATATTAGATTTAGATCAAAGACTTGATTGAAGATGGTCCCATCTTAACCTTGAGGGCCTTGCTCATGCTCCCCAGCCTGTTTATCTCCCACGGCTCGCCGATGCTCGCGTTGCAACCCGGCGCCAGCGGTCCGGCACTCCAGCGCCTGGCGGCCGAGTTGCCCCGGCCGACAGCGATTGTGGTGGTGTCAGCCCACTGGGAAAGCCATGAGCTACTGGTCAGCGGCAGCCCCGCCCCAGAGACCTGGCATGACTTCGGCGGCTTCCCGCGAGAGCTGTTTGCCGTGCAGTATCCGGCCCCCGGCAACCCGGAACTGGCGCAACAGATTGTCGAGTTGCTCGCCGCCAGTGACTTGAATGCGCGTGTCGATAAACTGCGCCCTTTTGACCATGGCACCTGGGTGCCGCTGTCGTTGATGTATCCGAGCGCCGATATTCCGGTGATGCAAGTATCGCTGCCAAGCCAGATGGGCCCGGCCCTGCAAACCCAGATCGGGCATGCATTGGCCGGTTTGCGCGAGCAAGGCGTACTGCTGATCGGGTCTGGCAGCATTACCCATAACCTGGGTGAACTGGATTGGCAGGCCGCACCGGAACGTATCAAGCCCTGGGCACGGGACTTTCGCGACTGGGTGGTGGATAAACTGGCCGCACAAGACGAAGCCGCACTGCACGACTACCGTCGACGGGCACCGCACGCCGTGCGCAACCACCCCAGCGATGAGCATTTGTTGCCGCTGTATTTCGCCAGAGCGGCCGGCGGGGAATTCAGCGTGGCACACCAAGGGTTCACCCTCGGTGCGCTGGGCATGGACATCTACCGATTCGGTTAAATACAGATATTCAGGCATAAAAAATCCCCGAACCAGTCGGGGATTTTTTATCGACGATCAATCAGCGCAAGCGCCGATCAATCTTCGCGATAGCGACGCAGCTTGAGCTGCTTGCCGGCAACGCGGGTGTCCTTCAGCTTGGTCAGCAGTTTTTCCAGACCATCTTCCGGCAGTTCCACCAGCGAGAAGCTGTCACGCACCTGGATGCGACCGATGGCTTCACGTGCCAGACCACCCTCATTGAGGATAGCGCCCAGCAGGTTCTTGGCGGCGATACCATCCCGCGCACCCAGCGCGGTACGGCAACGAGCGCGGCCTTCGGCCAACGGGATCGGCGCACGACGCTCACGATCACCACGGTCCGGACGGTCGCCGGAACGCTCTGGACGATCACCGCGCGGAGCGTTGTTCGGCACCAGTGGACGTTCTTTCTCGATGGCTGCCAAGGTCAGCGCCTGGCCATTGGTCGCCTTGCGCAGCAGCGCTGCAGCCAGGGCACGCGGGGTGCAACCGATATCGGCGGTCAGGCGATCCAGCAGGTCACCGTGAGTCGCTTCAGCATCAGCCACCAGCG is from Pseudomonas mucidolens and encodes:
- a CDS encoding pyridoxal phosphate-dependent aminotransferase, whose translation is MQVSKSNKLANVCYDIRGPVLKHAKRLEEEGQRILKLNIGNPAPFGFEAPDEILQDVIRNLPTAQGYSDSKGLFSARKAVMQYYQQKQVEGVGIEDIYLGNGVSELIVMAMQALLNNGDEVLVPAPDYPLWTAAVSLAGGHPVHYLCDEQANWWPDLADIKAKITPNTKALVIINPNNPTGAVYSREVLLGMLELARQHNLVVFSDEIYDKILYDDAVHICTASLAPDLLCLTFNGLSKSYRVAGFRSGWVAISGPKHNAQSYIEGIDMLANMRLCANVPSQHAIQTALGGYQSINDLVLPAGRLLEQRNRTWELLNDIPGVSCVKPMGALYAFPRIDPKVCPIHNDEKFVLDLLLSEKLLVVQGTAFNWPWPDHFRVVTLPRVDDLEMAIGRIGNFLKSYRQ
- a CDS encoding MarR family winged helix-turn-helix transcriptional regulator — protein: MNDLSADSLSLDNQLCFKLYAASRAVTRAYKPMLEQLGLTYPQYLVMLVLWQWQETAMPQPTVKALGERLLLDSGTLTPLLKRLEQLALIKRRRSASDEREVHLSLAEAGMALRERVQPLKARLLCESGVDLSQAEVLRRGLDQLLTQLRDLS
- a CDS encoding glutathione peroxidase, which codes for MSDNLLSIACTTIKGEEKTLADFAGKAILVVNTASKCGFTPQYNGLEQLWQQYKDRGLVVLGFPCNQFGKQEPGNEGAISEFCELNFGVSFPLFKKIDVNGDAAHPLFVQLKQRAPGVLGSKSIKWNFTKFLIGRDGQVVKRFAPTTKPRELTQEIEALLK
- a CDS encoding thiopurine S-methyltransferase encodes the protein MDFTFWHERWAHNQIGFHLSQVNPYLQRHWPSLELACDAKVLVPLCGKSLDLMWLAGQGHRVLGVELSEKAIEAFFREQRLSATFREQGAFKVYQAGAIELWCGDFFALSAADVAGCTALYDRAALIALPMSMREQYAAQLNTLLVQGRSGLLITLDYDQAQKAGPPFAVGDDEVRALLGTRWGLKTLERRDILEASPKFLEHGVQRLEERVYQLTRT
- a CDS encoding DODA-type extradiol aromatic ring-opening family dioxygenase, coding for MLPSLFISHGSPMLALQPGASGPALQRLAAELPRPTAIVVVSAHWESHELLVSGSPAPETWHDFGGFPRELFAVQYPAPGNPELAQQIVELLAASDLNARVDKLRPFDHGTWVPLSLMYPSADIPVMQVSLPSQMGPALQTQIGHALAGLREQGVLLIGSGSITHNLGELDWQAAPERIKPWARDFRDWVVDKLAAQDEAALHDYRRRAPHAVRNHPSDEHLLPLYFARAAGGEFSVAHQGFTLGALGMDIYRFG
- the htpX gene encoding protease HtpX; its protein translation is MMRILLFLATNLAVVLIASITLSLFGFNGFMAANGVDLNLNQLLVFCAVFGFAGSIFSLFISKWMAKMSTSTQIITQPRTRHEQWLLQTVEQLSREAGIKMPEVGIFPAYEANAFATGWNKNDALVAVSQGLLERFSPDEVKAVLAHEIGHVANGDMVTLALVQGVVNTFVMFFARIIGNFVDKVIFKNEGGQGIAYYVATIFAELVLGFLASSIVMWFSRKREFRADEAGAQLAGTNAMIGALQRLRSEQGLPVHMPDTLNAFGINGGVKQGLARMFMSHPPLEERIDALRRRG
- the msrB gene encoding peptide-methionine (R)-S-oxide reductase MsrB gives rise to the protein MEKLQKTLQEWQDMLDPAQYQVCRLKGTERPFSGKYNATTTDGVYHCICCHEPLFDSQTKFDAGCGWPSFYAPIADNAMIEIRDVSHGMIRTEVTCGKCDAHLGHVFPDGPPPTGLRYCINSVCLDLVPR